The nucleotide sequence TGATTCCGATAAACTCATTACCAATATCTTCGCCTACTTTGTTTTCACCTTTTTCTTGTATGGATCGAATTCGCTGTGCTTTGATAAAGATTTGATCAGTAATGGAAGGCAGTCTTAATATTCTCCATGCGGTACCATAATCTTTTGTCTTTTTAGCAAAAATCTCTTTGCATTCAGAAATGATTTCCTTGTATTGCTGCTCAGTTTCAATTTTCATAGTCAACAGTCGTCAGTACTAAGTCCACAGCTTAGATTTGTATTGACAGTCGGCTATCGACTGTCAACCATGGACTTGAAATGACAAAACTAATCCATTGAACATCAAACATACTATCAACGTAAGAGGAGAAATTATTGACCTTTCATCACCCAAGGTGATGGGTATCATCAACCTGACACCAGATTCATTCTTTTCCGGAAGTAGGAAAATGAAAATGGACGAGATTTTGAAAAGTGCTGAGAAGATGCAGAACGATGGGGCCACTTTCTTGGACATAGGAGGATATTCATCAAGACCTGGCGCTGAAGATATCTCAATAGAAGAGGAGGTGAAACGAGTCACTGGACCAATTGAGGAAATCATGAAAAGATTTCCAAAGGCCATTATTTCCATAGATACTTTTCGTTCTGAAGTAGCTAGAAAAGCTGTTGATGCTGGAGCGATTATTGTAAATGATATTTCAGCCGGATATTTAGACAAGAAAATGTTAGCATCTGTGGCAGAGATGAAGGTTTCATTCATTGCCATGCATATGCGAGGAACAGCTCAGACTATGAAGGATTTAACTGATTATAATGACTTGTTGAAGGAAGTGATGAAATATTTTTCATTGTTGATTAAGAATTGCAACCAGTTGGGGATAAAGGATGTCATAATAGATCCAGGGTTTGGATTTGCAAAAACCGCCGAACAGAGTTTTGACCTGCTGAATAAGTTGGATCAGTTTCACCGCCTCAATCGGCCGATTCTTGTTGGTGTTTCACGTAAGTCCATGATCTACCGAACACTTAATTCGACCGCTGAAGAAGCTTTGAATGGAACTTCGGTGTTAAATACCGTAGCTTTGATTAAAGGTGCTGGTATTCTTCGAGTACATGATGTAAAAGAGGCCGTAGAAGCCATAAAACTTGTAAGTCGACTAAATTGATTTTAGGATTTCAAATAGGATTTTTAGATATAAGCTGGAAGGATGCCTTAGATATTCTTTTGGTCACTATTCTTTTGAGTCAGGTCTACAAGTTGATGAAAGGGAGTGTAGCTATTAAGGTATTTATGGGCTTCCTTTCTATCTATCTTATCTACCTTGTAGTAAATGCTCTTCAAATGGAACTTCTTAGTACAATACTAGGACAATTCATGGGGGTAGGAGTTCTTGCTGTGATTATCTTGTTT is from Marinobacter alexandrii and encodes:
- the folP gene encoding dihydropteroate synthase, with protein sequence MNIKHTINVRGEIIDLSSPKVMGIINLTPDSFFSGSRKMKMDEILKSAEKMQNDGATFLDIGGYSSRPGAEDISIEEEVKRVTGPIEEIMKRFPKAIISIDTFRSEVARKAVDAGAIIVNDISAGYLDKKMLASVAEMKVSFIAMHMRGTAQTMKDLTDYNDLLKEVMKYFSLLIKNCNQLGIKDVIIDPGFGFAKTAEQSFDLLNKLDQFHRLNRPILVGVSRKSMIYRTLNSTAEEALNGTSVLNTVALIKGAGILRVHDVKEAVEAIKLVSRLN